In one window of Acidobacteriota bacterium DNA:
- a CDS encoding nucleotidyl transferase AbiEii/AbiGii toxin family protein: MPVDEVYRKQAALLVRMVPFVAAEATFALKGGTAINLFLRDMPRLSVDIDLTYVPIADRASSLKGIDAALRRIAKEIRRQVPGARVSASAPKGEEGITKLIVHVHDAQIKIEVTPVLRGCIYKPAIRPVSAGVEAEFGYAEMQVVSFADLYAGKIVAALDRQHPRDLFDVRDLLLHEGIDDTLRKAFVVYLLGHHRPMAEVLAPARLDITAEYERGFEGMINNPVTLDELLQAREVLIREMVGKMPEQHRRFLISVKRGEPDWGLLDIPSARNLPAVRWKLENLAKLSGKKRERLLARLSDTLGMNES, encoded by the coding sequence ATGCCGGTGGATGAGGTCTATCGCAAGCAGGCGGCGCTGCTGGTGAGGATGGTGCCTTTCGTCGCCGCCGAAGCCACCTTCGCGCTCAAAGGCGGAACGGCCATTAACCTGTTCCTGCGCGACATGCCCCGGCTTTCTGTCGACATCGATCTGACATACGTCCCAATCGCGGATCGCGCGTCCTCGCTCAAAGGAATCGATGCAGCGCTGCGACGGATCGCGAAAGAAATCCGGAGGCAGGTTCCGGGCGCACGAGTGAGCGCGAGTGCACCAAAGGGCGAGGAGGGCATAACCAAACTGATCGTCCACGTCCACGACGCCCAGATCAAGATCGAAGTTACACCGGTGTTGCGCGGCTGTATCTACAAACCCGCGATCAGGCCGGTTTCGGCGGGCGTGGAGGCAGAATTCGGGTATGCCGAAATGCAGGTCGTCAGCTTCGCCGACCTGTATGCCGGGAAGATCGTCGCCGCACTCGACCGCCAGCACCCCCGCGACCTGTTCGATGTGCGTGACCTGCTCTTGCACGAAGGCATAGACGACACCCTCCGTAAGGCCTTCGTCGTCTACCTTCTCGGCCACCATCGCCCCATGGCCGAGGTTCTTGCGCCAGCGCGCCTCGATATCACGGCGGAATACGAGCGCGGTTTCGAAGGGATGATTAACAACCCGGTGACCCTTGATGAGCTTCTTCAGGCGCGTGAAGTCCTGATCCGTGAAATGGTAGGCAAAATGCCGGAGCAGCACCGGCGTTTCCTGATATCGGTGAAGCGGGGCGAGCCTGACTGGGGCCTTTTGGACATACCCAGCGCCAGGAATTTGCCGGCGGTGCGCTGGAAGCTTGAGAACCTGGCCAAGCTGAGCGGCAAAAAACGGGAGCGACTGCTGGCGAGGCTAAGCGACACATTGGGGATGAATGAATCGTAG
- a CDS encoding AAA family ATPase, whose translation MEERYCGEYRNLRRVLTLSTYLEPLSRHTLTEPWTEKLRRFRDFTLAHPRLSELKEKVLAAIHDSAPNTLVLVFGPTGVGKTTLCARIEQILTQELAGELATDRATIPVVKMSAVSPESGNFNWRDHFRRMLCQIEEPLVNYKRLPLGGEDHPLSFPGQLRKIWAGAEYRYAVEQALHFRHPVAVLIDEAQHFAKVRSGRRLLDQLDVIKSIADRTRTIHVLFGTYDLLSFRNLNGQLSRRSIDIHFQRYRAEEAGDRRIFASVLRSFERQLPFPEPPDLLKDWEYIYERTLGCVGVLKDWLMRALPAVLRSGRTTFGRKDLEPYALSVSQCDRMLSETLEGEIRLQETRDVRLRLRLRLGLSDDANGSESVAREPVGAISNGQKPRRSRRRPSQRLPMRDRIGTTQVVMGGGLHV comes from the coding sequence ATGGAAGAACGCTATTGTGGAGAGTATCGAAATCTACGGAGAGTTCTGACGCTGTCAACTTATCTCGAACCATTATCGCGTCACACCCTGACCGAGCCGTGGACCGAAAAGCTGAGGCGCTTCCGGGACTTCACCTTGGCTCACCCGCGCCTATCCGAATTGAAAGAGAAGGTCCTGGCTGCGATCCACGATTCAGCTCCCAACACCCTCGTCCTGGTATTTGGACCCACCGGCGTCGGTAAGACCACTTTGTGCGCCAGGATCGAACAGATCCTTACCCAGGAGTTGGCTGGAGAGCTGGCAACCGATCGCGCGACCATTCCCGTGGTGAAGATGAGCGCCGTGTCTCCAGAATCCGGCAACTTCAATTGGCGCGATCATTTCCGAAGGATGCTGTGCCAGATCGAGGAGCCTCTGGTAAATTATAAGCGCCTGCCGTTAGGCGGGGAAGATCACCCTCTGAGCTTCCCCGGTCAACTGAGAAAGATCTGGGCCGGAGCTGAGTATCGCTACGCTGTTGAGCAGGCCCTTCATTTTCGCCACCCTGTAGCTGTATTGATTGATGAGGCGCAACACTTCGCTAAGGTAAGATCGGGTCGTAGACTTTTAGACCAGCTCGACGTGATCAAATCCATCGCCGACCGCACCCGGACGATCCATGTATTGTTCGGAACGTATGACCTCCTTTCCTTTCGAAATCTGAATGGACAACTAAGCCGCCGCAGCATCGACATCCATTTCCAGCGGTATCGAGCAGAGGAGGCCGGGGATCGCAGAATTTTTGCCAGCGTGTTGCGATCCTTTGAGCGCCAGCTTCCGTTTCCGGAGCCACCCGACCTGCTCAAGGATTGGGAGTATATCTACGAACGAACCCTCGGTTGCGTGGGCGTCCTGAAAGATTGGCTCATGCGGGCGCTTCCGGCTGTCCTGCGGTCTGGCAGGACGACCTTTGGCCGTAAGGATCTGGAGCCTTATGCCTTATCCGTCTCGCAATGTGACAGGATGCTCTCCGAGACGTTAGAGGGTGAGATTCGCTTACAAGAAACGAGGGATGTTCGGTTGCGTTTACGCCTTCGCTTGGGCCTGAGCGACGACGCAAACGGCTCAGAGTCAGTCGCCCGCGAACCTGTGGGGGCAATCTCGAATGGCCAGAAGCCGCGAAGGTCAAGAAGACGGCCAAGCCAACGTCTGCCGATGCGCGACAGAATTGGAACCACACAGGTCGTCATGGGCGGCGGTTTGCATGTATGA
- a CDS encoding class I SAM-dependent methyltransferase: MRIEGRVRLGYFPLPLPEAERIRQHLQLTPGFVALDPCAGEGHALAAITAGVEGHSCGIELDAYRAEQAAARAEQVIHASAFDVHCSAESISLLYLNPPYDFEISEDKNERMERVFLRHTCRWLKPGGILVLVIPCASLADCSEILAWNFKDTCVYALTEPECVKYSQVVLFGIRRTRSERERVRDDDVSRQRMDYYRKSRALDEFRQLHPLTDRPSRIYPVPAAEPITLADRGLPLDEVEDLLAKSPAYRQASRLLIGKEDHVAGRPLTPLHGGHVGLLAVSGLLNGIFGEGPTLHIARWQSVKVTDTVEETDDAGVTTIREKERFSHELRIVFRDGRVAVLN; the protein is encoded by the coding sequence TTGCGAATCGAAGGCCGTGTCCGTCTCGGGTACTTCCCGCTTCCATTGCCGGAAGCTGAACGCATCCGGCAGCATCTTCAACTGACGCCCGGGTTCGTGGCGCTTGATCCTTGTGCCGGCGAGGGCCACGCCCTCGCTGCAATTACCGCTGGCGTCGAGGGCCACAGCTGCGGCATCGAACTCGATGCCTACCGAGCCGAGCAGGCAGCTGCGCGCGCTGAACAGGTCATCCATGCCAGCGCCTTCGACGTCCATTGCTCGGCCGAATCCATTTCGCTTCTCTATCTGAATCCTCCCTACGACTTCGAAATCTCCGAAGACAAGAACGAGCGCATGGAGCGCGTTTTCCTCCGGCACACCTGCCGCTGGCTTAAGCCGGGCGGGATCCTGGTTCTTGTCATTCCGTGCGCCAGCCTTGCTGATTGCAGCGAAATTCTTGCTTGGAACTTCAAAGACACGTGCGTTTATGCGCTTACTGAGCCCGAGTGTGTAAAGTACAGCCAGGTGGTCCTTTTTGGTATTCGGCGAACGCGGAGTGAACGTGAGCGTGTCCGCGATGATGATGTCAGCCGCCAGCGAATGGACTATTACCGGAAATCACGGGCACTTGATGAGTTTCGTCAACTCCATCCTCTCACTGATCGTCCCTCCCGCATCTACCCCGTACCTGCAGCCGAACCGATCACGCTGGCCGATCGCGGCCTGCCGCTCGATGAGGTCGAGGATTTGCTGGCGAAATCTCCAGCCTACCGTCAAGCAAGCCGCCTTCTGATTGGGAAGGAGGACCACGTCGCCGGCCGCCCGCTCACTCCGCTCCACGGAGGGCACGTGGGGCTGCTCGCAGTATCGGGCCTGCTCAACGGAATTTTCGGCGAAGGGCCGACACTTCATATCGCACGGTGGCAAAGCGTGAAAGTGACGGACACGGTTGAAGAAACCGACGATGCGGGTGTGACGACGATCCGAGAAAAGGAACGCTTTTCGCACGAGCTTCGCATCGTCTTCAGAGATGGCCGAGTCGCGGTCTTGAATTGA